GGACAAGGTGTCTTGGACAGCAGTGATCGATGGGTGCGTCAAGAATGGCCTCCTGGACGTGGCACTGGAACATTTTCGAGAAATGCAACTCTTTGAGATTGATCCTGATTACGTAACTCTCATTACTGTGATCGCTGCTTGTGCTGATCTTGGAGCACTGGCACAGGGCCTCTGGATCCATCGCTATGCTATGTGCCGAGATTTCTGGAACAATGTGAGGCTCGGAAATTCTCTCATAGACATGTACGCGAGATGCGGGCGCGTGGATTTTGCTCACCAGCTGTTTGAACGAATGCCTAAGAGAACTATGGTTTCTTGGAATTCAATGATTGTTGGCTTTGCAATCAATGGGTGCTGCAGGGAGGCTCTTGAGCACTTTGATATGATGCAGAGGgaagggtttgagcccgacggtGTAAGTTTCACGGGTGTGCTTACTGCCTGCAGCCATGCAGGCTTGGTAGATGAAGGTTTCATGTACTATGATCTCATGAGGAAAGCTTATGACATTCCTATGAGGGTTGAGCACTATGGATGTGTGGTGGATCTGCTTGGCCGAGCTGGGCGGTTGGAGGAGGCGATGCACGTCATGGAAGTTATGCAAATGAGGCCAAATGAGGTGGTGCTGGGCTCTCTCCTGGCTGCTTGTAGAATGCATGGGGATGTTGGGCTGGCAGAGAGACTGATGGGATACATTGTCGAGTTGGAGCCTGAATGTGATTCGAATTATGTGCTCTTGTCCAATATCTATGCTGCAGTTGGGAGGTGGGATGGCGTGGGTGAAGTCCGGAACAAAATGAAGGCTATTGGGATTAAGAAGAGACCCGGGTTCAGTGAAGTGGAGGTTAATGGTGATGTTCATGAGTTTGTGGCTGGAGATAGGTCACACCCACAGTCCGATGATATTTATCAGATGCTTAACTTACTTGGACTTCAAATGAAGCTATATGGCTATGATCCATAAGCTACTGTGGACATACCATGGGCCTGTGAGTGATTCCACTGGATTTTGAGGAGCACATGCTCATCCACAAAGCCAGGAAACAACTTGCTCGCCTACATGTTGCAGCTGAAGTATGACAGCCACCATGGAAGTGGGCGAAGTAATATCGCAGGGAACAGATCCTCTGGATGCATCAGTTGCCATTTTGGGCGATTGATTCCCTAGATATCTCTGATGAAGTGGTGGCTGATAGGCTGAGATATCTGGTTAGAAGCAAAGGTGGAGCTACTGCTGGGGATACACTAATCGATAGATATATTTGAATATGACTCTGCTTAAGAAAACCAGATGAAGGAGAACGCTTTCCAGAGGGAATTTCTACAGAACTTTGTTAGAAAGATGACACTGGAGGGCAATGTTTCTGCAGTGGACATGGTAATTTTTTCAGAGATGAACGAAGCCTGCGGGTATCTGTTTTACCTTAGAACACGTAAATTCAGAGTTTTTTTGTGGAACGTTTGCCATGAGTTAATACACGATAGATGCATAATTTAAGTCGTCAAGAACCAGTGCTAAAGCAAGAATTATATATACCAGCCGCCAACACGCGGACAATGCATGCGAGTGATTGCAGTGAGATTCATTATGGTTTATAGGGCTCCGAAGCAGACCACATGACATTATTTTGGAAAACTGAAAAGGAAGGGGATCATAAAGGTGGAGATGGACTTGCAAGATGAAAATGTAAACAGCTCTCAGAAGTAGATTTGAAAGTTTGACTTCTGGTTAGTGACAACCGTACATGTTTTGGTTAGTGACAACCGTACATGTTTTGGTTAGTGACAACCGTACATGTTTTGGTtattgggggtgggggtgggggtgggggtggggagtGAGGGGGAAGAACAGTGATATGTCTGCATCATCTTAGTGATATGTCTGCATCATCTTGACCTTTGTCAGGGAGCTCTCAGCTCGGATTTTGGGTGTGCTCAGACTCAGCCTCAATCTTGGCCGACCTGACATCCTtaggctaacctaaccacctcgGCCAATCTGAGCTCCTTAGTCTTGGTCGGCCTAACCCCTTGGCCAATGCAGAGGAGTCCAGAAGAAATTGATTAGTTGCTGATTTGGAAAGTAACCATATCTCCTCAATTGCAGCAAGCCAAATAAGGTATCCATAACCGCATAGAGAAAAGCCGGTGTGACAGATAGGCTATAGCTTGTCCACTCTACATTCAAGACATGAGGCGTGATCCCTGGCCGTGCGATTCGCATGAACCTTCTGGTAACGGTCGCCTCTCTTTATGGAAAAAGCTACTTCTTGCCCTTTAAATAAAGGAGAACAAGGGATCCTAAGTGTGTCTGGAGTCCACtccaaaaaatcatcttttttcttttttctttcttcttctattctCCGATAATCCAATAGCTTGAGTGTTAAAGGTTTCCCATCGGAAACACTTTCGATTAGAGACTTTTTTTTGCAGGATCAAATTTATTTATCCAAGGCATCTTATGCCTTAGCCACCAGTTACTAAACTGATCTCAACCTTCGCTTAGATTTCCAGCAGTAATAGATTGGCACTAGAAGAAGAGTCCAACTGTAGCCCAACTTTGGAGAGAGATGTACCCCGATCAATATGAGACCAAGGAGAGGAGTCCCAAATGATTTGTGTCGGTGCAACAATGTCCTACTAGAGTCGTCAGCCCTCGATGCTGCTGAAATACTATCTCTGCCACAATAGGCACCAGTGATGACTCAGGAATAGTTCAACATGCTTGTCTAGCAAGTACAAACCCTGACCGTCGCGATGCAAAGGATGCTATAGGAAGCTCCCACTTAACCACCCATGGTGTGCCACAGCAAGCTCTGAACCAGCCTCTAGATTGGCAGTCTCCTCCTCATAGACTACAAGAGGGATAGTCCGGCCAACATAGTCACCCTGAAAGTTATGGTTATGGTCGTCGTAAGTGCTCCCTgtgagatgtatgtcttagaagtcaatcagACTGACATATTTATTCTTTCTATAATATAGTTTTATACTTGatcttattatttaataataaaattggatagtttatttttatttatgttgtatatgtgtctatgaatcatctagaaaattaataagatgatgatgcatattctcaagagttgagaatttgatgcatgtgtcattagtgattaattttcaaAGTACTTCCGATCGATAGATCATTACGAGGATGGTAATTAATCTGATatgatttggtgcatggatcatTTTCTTTTGATAGATGAGTGTTGAGTCTGCAGTGTTAGGATACTGGAGCGAAAGtttaggtgattgttagagaataaaagtATTGAGTATGAGCAATACAAgaagtcacttagatgtctactcatgcGTCAATGATTTTTTCGATACTGTAGTGGTGAGCATATGGTGTCTCGGCTATTCATAAtggggttgctatagtttgactgtacatatatttggtccctagtcatttagatccttatgagattggctacagtaggttcattcTAGAAATAGGATGTGtacctagataggatctatcaattttgatagataaaaaataatcctatgtgatttatgagattaagTTCTAAAGATCATGGTCATGACAGTGTGAATAATGGAAAAGAGATTCCATAAGATTTTACAGAATGAACTCGAGtggaataaatcttatatatgatagatgataagatttgatgagttttttcataattttcatcTTGTTGgggctcatgatagaagaactatataacacgataactatacctaagaTGTTTAtttctttcattctactagattgccattacatactgttagatatcactggtagattgtaaaataaatgagaattattttgatgatcaataattctcaattgatgagttgaaattattcaaaTCCATTGAaatgagtttcaatgatattcatgatgaagatcataatatatctcactactagatagaatagaacctataggatcacacacataaaatATCCTAACTAATTGGATAGTTGAATTGCAATTTCGAATCACAGTAGGATTcgattatcaatatgattaataattGAACTGATTTGTAAAAGTTACATAAAAGGACTTGTTAAGAATTAGTGagttaaaagaggatttatttataattattgctatattatttgatttgattaaataattggagttaaattttagtcaaattaaattgagatttaatttgattggacttgGTCTGAGTTTGAGTCAGATTAGGTTTCATGGGTCGAAAAGGATTGAAACTCAATAAGTAGTAGGCTTATTATGAAACTCAATTTGATTAGAGTCCAGGCCACTTGGGACTATCTATGAAAAGATGATTGAGGAGCAAAGGGACTCTCCCCTAGATCTCATGCCTCATAGAATCAccgattctctttttttttttgtggtgagAAATGCAATACCAAAGAGGTTTGAGCGGAACTCCATCTTATGGAGTCCAAGCGCTCCAAAATTCTGATCCTAACCCTAAAAGGAGTTTTAAGGGATTGGGATAAGtggttaagaaagaattagtgcttctaattgaaggaaccagatctaggatttcagggttagatcttgaattttttttaaaatcaggcagcggaagactaaaataaatcaaaatttatcttataaaatcagagaatccctagatgtaagatcctattacatgattattgcatgacattaaatcaaaaattaaaatataaagagcaagaactacatgttgatcatatcaacatatttctatactatatctaatgtatgtaaaatataatagatcagatctattaccttgcaagttagacattctaactttgctaatctgggcttgaggatgatgttgtgagccgcacatacgtccggcctttaggagtcgtccacacgagctcacgaatcatgatcagaagttttgttctaggaaatcagtacagtatgctagtactgtgctgatccttcttcgatggttgatcagatgtcttcttcttcttgatttgaactcttttaaagataagaagtaggagaaggagttttagatgtgagatactctcagaaaactcacagatggaggaagaaaaaaggtgaactcagcaatcctagaagaagaccctcttcttcttttctttgctctaatctagacacttagttttgtgtctattatatctccatgccccaacactctttctccttgattttcacacgtcccaaaggtctcttaatgctctataatccataaaaatctcaagaagaaattcatcttaaataatgagatatgaagaatccttgtctaggtca
This genomic window from Elaeis guineensis isolate ETL-2024a chromosome 13, EG11, whole genome shotgun sequence contains:
- the LOC105033090 gene encoding pentatricopeptide repeat-containing protein At1g05750, chloroplastic, which codes for MATHSLTLHPQPPASPPSTRPRPNVVPHLSSSWALSFSKSLRLSSVDRTQPIPPRDVVSWTAFITRLARRSLLADAAAAFSRMLASGVQPNHVTLVTLLSACADFPLSPYALPLGRALHAQALKCGPPSRCGVVHEPPVLATALVDMYAKCGRADLAREVFERMPIRNLVSCNTMIAGYMRNGNVDQAISIFNEMSNRDKVSWTAVIDGCVKNGLLDVALEHFREMQLFEIDPDYVTLITVIAACADLGALAQGLWIHRYAMCRDFWNNVRLGNSLIDMYARCGRVDFAHQLFERMPKRTMVSWNSMIVGFAINGCCREALEHFDMMQREGFEPDGVSFTGVLTACSHAGLVDEGFMYYDLMRKAYDIPMRVEHYGCVVDLLGRAGRLEEAMHVMEVMQMRPNEVVLGSLLAACRMHGDVGLAERLMGYIVELEPECDSNYVLLSNIYAAVGRWDGVGEVRNKMKAIGIKKRPGFSEVEVNGDVHEFVAGDRSHPQSDDIYQMLNLLGLQMKLYGYDP